A single Streptomyces sp. 2114.4 DNA region contains:
- a CDS encoding peptidase inhibitor family I36 protein: protein MRRLRSFVVAAAALTAALGTVPTATATPTASARPAAFPCTSGYFCIYSDWNGGGTRCQWSQSSKANTADDCSFIQRGQNVRSVWNNTRHRVQYYTQTNYHARVGSTPSGAGGNLQGNYQIRSFKPQ, encoded by the coding sequence ATGCGCCGTCTTCGCTCGTTCGTCGTCGCCGCGGCCGCCCTGACCGCCGCCCTGGGGACCGTACCCACCGCGACCGCGACTCCCACGGCCTCCGCCCGCCCGGCGGCCTTCCCCTGCACCTCCGGGTACTTCTGCATCTACAGCGACTGGAACGGCGGGGGAACCCGTTGCCAGTGGTCGCAGTCCAGCAAGGCGAACACCGCCGACGACTGCTCTTTCATCCAGCGGGGACAGAACGTCCGCTCCGTATGGAACAACACCCGGCACCGCGTGCAGTACTACACGCAGACCAACTACCACGCGCGCGTCGGGTCCACGCCCTCCGGCGCGGGCGGCAATCTGCAGGGCAACTACCAGATCCGTTCCTTCAAGCCCCAGTAG